A stretch of the Sorangium aterium genome encodes the following:
- a CDS encoding DEAD/DEAH box helicase yields MPGDTQAVPPAAPAAPFETRAALFAWLAQHGVAHLARLSLEAVAPRVDPTLWPELQLLGARRRLIDLASAEELASALVWLAPSRLRDVLPPLVARFLEDERDDAALARAAAPSLLRAPEEPRALSAHERLCELRARVPDAAAPRPERALRAAALRFDAALPGFRLDDPRPFEAHRAGAGFVRPEARLILAPGALRAECDCGAGGCVHVLAAIDAALLWLRQPPSEAFFQALDELGRPAWERALQALDRALDEGPGARGGVELAFRLDVVEAAGVVVAPWIHRLGKKGQRGAGARLGKKRLLLEHGGKLSAEDARIASLLPEGNAFASRALLDALIGHPRLFLDEAPDVAVRIERAPVGVVAEERHGAVRVSAGVEGTALPPALLDRARRARPEEVLFLWDWDKGARRLTLLDVKAEIRALLDVLAREGDVFPPESHGALLAALSRWALRVPVAMPRSVMGESVPPELLPVLRLTAQPRGAVEVELRVRPLADAPPLVPGAGARDVHVRRGDRALHAVRDLRREEDFAAALAAELPLAGAEPFEDRPFHYRFASAQGALDLLAACARREPPPELEWVSEPLRVVGDGGPRALKVVLEKRREWFGVLGGLSVAGERVELARLLDSARRHERYVQVEATTYVELGEALRAHLERLADHVHDARHGLSVGPSAAMVLWELERAGAALEADGAFRQLVERVVAAGELCPIAPAALVAELRPYQLDGYRWLVRLAAWGAGGVLADDMGLGKTVQALAVLLERGERGPALVVAPTSVAFNWQDEARRFAPSLRLTVYADEADRDGALARLGPGDVMVLSYGLLVRDAARLAARRFATVVFDEAQSLKNATTQRFRAARALQADFRFALSGTPIENHLGELWSLFALVFPGLLGGWDAFRDRYAMPIERQIDPAAGPALGRVLAPFLLRRTKAQVEAELPARTEVRVPVVLSGAEWQLYEDARLAALSDLETSRAVRREQERRVEVLAALTRLRLLASHPRLYDARSALDSSKLARFLGLVDELCAEGQRALVFSQFTSHLALVREALEARGVAYVYLDGETPRKARAERVREFQEGSAPLFLISLKAGGFGINLTAATNVIHLDPWWNPAVEDQASDRAHRLGQRRPVTIYRLVALGTIEEKMLSLHAEKRSLVAQVLGGKDAAGKLSTQELVGLLSAQLRGPDGGEGGDGELSDSSPPSP; encoded by the coding sequence ATGCCAGGCGACACCCAGGCCGTCCCTCCCGCAGCGCCGGCGGCGCCCTTCGAGACCCGCGCGGCCCTCTTCGCGTGGCTCGCGCAGCACGGCGTCGCGCACCTGGCCCGGCTGAGCCTCGAGGCGGTGGCGCCGCGCGTCGACCCCACGCTCTGGCCCGAGCTGCAGCTCCTCGGCGCGCGGCGGCGCCTCATCGACCTCGCGAGCGCCGAGGAGCTCGCGAGCGCGCTCGTGTGGCTCGCGCCCTCGCGCCTGCGCGACGTGTTGCCGCCCCTCGTGGCTCGCTTCCTGGAGGACGAGCGCGACGACGCCGCGCTCGCGCGCGCCGCGGCGCCGTCGCTGCTGCGGGCGCCCGAGGAGCCGAGGGCCCTGTCGGCGCACGAGCGGCTCTGCGAGCTGCGCGCGCGCGTGCCGGACGCGGCGGCCCCGCGCCCCGAGCGGGCGCTTCGGGCCGCCGCGCTGCGTTTCGACGCCGCGCTCCCCGGCTTTCGCCTCGACGATCCGCGGCCCTTCGAGGCGCACCGCGCGGGCGCCGGCTTCGTCAGGCCGGAGGCGCGGCTGATCCTCGCGCCCGGGGCCCTCCGCGCCGAGTGCGATTGCGGCGCGGGCGGTTGCGTCCACGTGCTCGCGGCCATCGACGCCGCGCTGCTCTGGCTCCGCCAGCCCCCGAGCGAGGCCTTCTTCCAGGCGCTCGACGAGCTCGGCCGCCCGGCCTGGGAGCGGGCCTTGCAGGCGCTCGACAGGGCCCTCGACGAGGGCCCCGGGGCGCGCGGCGGCGTCGAGCTCGCCTTCCGGCTCGACGTCGTCGAGGCGGCCGGCGTGGTGGTCGCGCCCTGGATCCACCGGCTGGGCAAGAAGGGGCAGCGCGGCGCCGGGGCGCGGCTCGGCAAGAAGCGCCTGCTCCTGGAGCACGGCGGCAAGCTCTCCGCCGAGGACGCCCGCATCGCGTCGCTCCTGCCCGAGGGCAACGCCTTCGCCTCGCGGGCGCTGCTCGACGCGCTCATCGGCCACCCGCGCCTCTTCCTCGACGAGGCGCCCGATGTGGCCGTGAGGATCGAGCGCGCGCCGGTGGGCGTCGTGGCCGAGGAGCGCCACGGCGCCGTGCGGGTGAGCGCCGGCGTTGAGGGCACGGCGCTGCCCCCTGCTCTGCTCGATCGCGCGCGCCGCGCCCGGCCCGAGGAGGTGCTGTTCCTCTGGGACTGGGACAAGGGCGCGCGGCGGCTCACGCTGCTCGACGTCAAGGCCGAGATCCGGGCGCTGCTCGACGTGCTCGCGCGCGAGGGCGACGTCTTCCCGCCCGAGAGCCACGGTGCGCTGCTCGCCGCGCTCTCGCGGTGGGCGCTGCGCGTGCCCGTGGCCATGCCGCGCAGCGTGATGGGCGAGTCGGTCCCGCCGGAGCTGCTCCCGGTGCTGCGGCTCACGGCCCAGCCGCGCGGCGCGGTGGAGGTCGAGCTGCGCGTGCGGCCGCTCGCCGACGCCCCGCCGCTCGTGCCGGGCGCGGGCGCGCGCGACGTCCACGTGCGGCGCGGCGACCGGGCCCTGCACGCGGTGCGCGACCTGCGCCGGGAAGAGGACTTCGCCGCCGCGCTCGCCGCCGAGCTCCCGCTCGCCGGGGCCGAGCCGTTCGAGGACCGCCCGTTCCACTACCGCTTCGCCAGCGCGCAGGGCGCGCTCGATCTGCTCGCAGCCTGCGCGCGGCGCGAGCCGCCCCCGGAGCTCGAGTGGGTCAGCGAGCCCCTGCGGGTCGTGGGCGACGGCGGCCCCCGCGCGCTCAAGGTCGTCCTCGAGAAGCGGCGCGAGTGGTTCGGCGTCCTCGGCGGGCTGAGCGTCGCGGGAGAGCGCGTGGAGCTGGCCCGGCTCCTCGACTCGGCGCGCCGCCACGAGCGCTACGTGCAGGTCGAGGCCACCACCTACGTGGAGCTGGGCGAGGCCCTGCGCGCTCACCTCGAGCGCCTGGCCGATCACGTCCACGACGCCCGGCACGGCCTCTCGGTGGGCCCCTCGGCCGCCATGGTGCTGTGGGAGCTCGAGCGGGCCGGCGCCGCGCTCGAGGCGGACGGCGCCTTCCGGCAGCTCGTGGAGCGGGTCGTGGCCGCCGGCGAGCTCTGCCCCATCGCGCCGGCGGCGCTCGTGGCCGAGCTCCGCCCTTACCAGCTCGACGGGTACCGCTGGCTCGTGCGGCTCGCGGCCTGGGGCGCGGGGGGCGTGCTCGCCGACGACATGGGCCTCGGCAAGACGGTGCAGGCGCTCGCCGTCCTGCTCGAGCGCGGCGAGCGCGGGCCGGCGCTCGTCGTCGCGCCCACCTCGGTGGCCTTCAACTGGCAGGACGAGGCGCGGCGCTTCGCGCCCTCCCTCCGCCTCACGGTCTACGCGGACGAGGCCGATCGCGACGGCGCGCTCGCGCGGCTCGGCCCGGGCGACGTGATGGTGCTCAGCTACGGCCTGCTCGTGCGCGACGCCGCGCGCCTCGCGGCGCGGCGCTTCGCCACGGTCGTCTTCGACGAGGCGCAGAGCCTGAAGAACGCGACCACCCAGCGCTTCCGCGCCGCGAGGGCGCTCCAGGCGGACTTCAGGTTCGCGCTCTCGGGCACGCCGATCGAGAACCACCTCGGCGAGCTCTGGAGCCTCTTCGCGCTCGTCTTCCCCGGCCTCCTCGGCGGATGGGACGCGTTCCGCGACCGCTACGCCATGCCGATCGAGCGGCAGATCGACCCCGCCGCCGGGCCCGCGCTCGGGCGCGTGCTCGCCCCGTTCCTCCTCCGGCGGACCAAGGCGCAGGTGGAGGCCGAGCTGCCGGCGCGCACCGAGGTGCGCGTGCCGGTCGTGCTCTCGGGCGCCGAGTGGCAGCTGTACGAGGACGCGCGCCTCGCGGCGCTGTCCGACCTCGAGACGAGCCGGGCGGTCCGGCGCGAGCAGGAGCGGCGCGTCGAGGTGCTGGCGGCGCTCACGCGCCTCAGGCTGCTCGCCTCGCACCCGCGCCTCTACGACGCGCGCTCGGCGCTCGACTCGTCCAAGCTCGCGCGCTTCCTCGGGCTCGTCGACGAGCTGTGCGCGGAGGGGCAGCGCGCGCTCGTGTTCAGCCAGTTCACGTCGCACCTCGCGCTGGTGCGCGAGGCGCTCGAGGCGCGCGGCGTCGCGTACGTCTACCTCGACGGCGAGACGCCCCGGAAGGCCCGGGCCGAGCGGGTGCGCGAGTTCCAGGAGGGGTCGGCGCCGCTCTTTCTGATCTCGCTCAAGGCGGGGGGCTTCGGCATCAACCTCACGGCGGCCACCAACGTGATCCACCTCGACCCCTGGTGGAACCCCGCGGTCGAGGATCAGGCGTCGGATCGGGCGCACCGCCTGGGTCAGCGGCGGCCGGTCACCATCTATCGCCTGGTGGCGCTCGGGACGATCGAGGAGAAGATGCTGTCGCTGCACGCGGAGAAGCGCTCGCTCGTGGCCCAGGTGCTCGGCGGCAAGGACGCCGCCGGCAAGCTCTCGACGCAGGAGCTCGTCGGCCTGCTCTCGGCGCAGCTCCGGGGGCCGGACGGCGGCGAGGGCGGGGACGGCGAGCTCTCGGACTCAAGCCCTCCGAGTCCGTGA
- the pdxR gene encoding MocR-like pyridoxine biosynthesis transcription factor PdxR → MRPWTFPVSLDPGSAEPLFLQIARRIAADIGRGRLRPGAVLPGSRTLAKTLGVHRNTVLAAYDELEAEGWLSSAERSTRVSAALPPRPRGVAAPRGELGYDLPARPAWRTFAPDPARRGVLHFGAGLPDLRLAPADELARAYRAAARAGGRTALGYSDPRGDVHLRRALASLLRETRGLACDEDHLLVTAGSQGAIDLVARRLLGPGDAVAVEDPGYPPAWDALASTGAELLPVGVDGDGLRVDALEALAARRRVRLLYLTPHHQFPTTVTLSTARRLQLLDVARARRIAVLEDDYDFEFHYDGRPVLPLAATDMGAVIYVGTLSKILAPGLRLGWVAGPRPLVEALAAQRMRADRHGSPALERAVAALIEDGLLSRHARKMRRVYEARRNALAEALRAELGGAAELAVPAGGMSLWVSFPEGVDAEVAARAAPRHGVGFYPGARFSFRGGEARAARLGFASLDERELREATRRLCAALRARPDIQRGRTTL, encoded by the coding sequence ATGCGCCCGTGGACCTTCCCCGTCTCGCTCGACCCGGGCTCGGCGGAGCCGCTGTTCCTGCAGATCGCCCGGCGGATCGCCGCGGACATCGGCCGCGGGAGGCTCCGGCCCGGCGCGGTGCTGCCCGGGTCGCGCACGCTGGCGAAGACGCTCGGGGTGCACCGCAACACCGTGCTGGCCGCGTACGACGAGCTCGAGGCCGAGGGCTGGCTCAGCTCCGCCGAGCGCAGCACGCGCGTCTCCGCGGCGCTGCCGCCGCGCCCGCGCGGGGTGGCAGCGCCCCGGGGCGAGCTCGGCTACGACCTCCCTGCCCGCCCGGCGTGGCGCACCTTCGCGCCGGATCCGGCGCGCCGGGGCGTGCTCCACTTCGGGGCGGGGCTGCCCGACCTCCGCCTGGCGCCCGCCGACGAGCTGGCCAGGGCGTACCGGGCGGCCGCGCGGGCAGGCGGCCGGACCGCGCTCGGGTACAGCGATCCCCGGGGCGACGTGCACCTCCGGCGCGCGCTCGCTTCGCTGCTGCGGGAGACGCGCGGGCTCGCGTGCGACGAGGACCACCTCCTCGTCACGGCGGGCAGCCAGGGCGCGATCGACCTCGTCGCGCGCCGCCTCCTCGGGCCGGGCGACGCGGTCGCGGTCGAGGACCCTGGCTACCCGCCGGCCTGGGACGCGCTGGCGTCGACAGGCGCCGAGCTCCTGCCCGTCGGCGTCGACGGCGATGGATTGCGCGTCGACGCGCTGGAGGCGCTCGCCGCGCGGCGGCGGGTGCGGCTCCTGTACCTGACGCCGCACCACCAGTTCCCGACCACGGTCACGCTCTCGACGGCGCGGCGGCTCCAGCTGCTCGACGTCGCGCGCGCGCGGCGGATCGCCGTCCTCGAGGACGACTACGATTTCGAGTTCCACTACGACGGCCGCCCGGTCCTGCCGCTCGCGGCCACGGACATGGGCGCGGTGATCTACGTCGGCACGCTGTCGAAGATCCTCGCGCCCGGGCTGCGCCTCGGGTGGGTGGCCGGGCCGCGGCCGCTCGTCGAGGCGCTCGCCGCGCAGCGCATGCGCGCCGACCGGCACGGCAGCCCGGCGCTCGAGCGGGCCGTCGCCGCGCTGATCGAGGACGGGCTCCTCTCGCGCCACGCGCGCAAGATGCGGCGCGTGTACGAGGCGCGGCGGAATGCGCTCGCGGAGGCGCTCCGGGCCGAGCTGGGCGGCGCCGCGGAGCTCGCCGTCCCGGCCGGCGGGATGAGCCTCTGGGTCTCGTTCCCCGAGGGCGTGGACGCCGAGGTCGCGGCGCGCGCCGCCCCCCGGCACGGGGTGGGGTTCTACCCCGGCGCGCGCTTCAGCTTCCGCGGGGGCGAAGCGCGCGCCGCGCGGCTCGGGTTCGCGTCGCTCGATGAACGCGAGCTGCGCGAGGCGACGCGCCGGCTCTGCGCCGCCCTGCGTGCCCGGCCCGACATCCAGCGCGGCCGTACGACCTTGTGA
- a CDS encoding serine/threonine-protein kinase: MFHPSSFDSQPDSQRRDSARAKGALADRPADSRPASSRRSVRLRGRLIDGRYQVDQLLGRGAMGEVWRAHDGVRRADVALKFLTVARGGRNVDAIERFRLEARVAAQLGQKTRGVVAVLDAGEDPAAGPYIVMEHVCGRSLRQLLEERGTIPAVELASLLRQLGEALSMAHGLGVVHRDIKPSNILLVEGSDGHLCAKITDFGIAKWVGQDRPADFRRRTADGVVLGTPAYLSPEHTCEGLGGPQLDMWSLAVVAHEALTGRQPFPGRNLAAVLAAILVSGRPPLATLCPGAPPALEAWFARAFAISPSERFPSVQAMISAFEAAAGVPVAPPAAARGRRWRVAVAGVAVALGLAVPAALLWERSGSDGARRADEVVRDAARAAARVADAAQAMTARLLERQRTAP, encoded by the coding sequence GTGTTCCATCCTTCCTCGTTCGATTCACAACCTGACTCCCAGAGGAGAGACAGCGCGCGCGCGAAAGGAGCGCTCGCTGATCGACCGGCAGACTCCCGCCCCGCCTCGTCGCGCCGCTCCGTACGGCTGCGAGGCCGCCTCATCGACGGGCGTTACCAGGTCGATCAGCTGCTCGGGCGCGGCGCGATGGGCGAGGTCTGGCGCGCGCACGACGGCGTCCGGCGCGCCGATGTCGCGCTGAAGTTCCTCACGGTGGCGCGCGGCGGGCGCAACGTCGACGCGATCGAGCGGTTCCGCCTGGAGGCGCGGGTCGCGGCGCAGCTCGGACAGAAGACCCGCGGCGTCGTCGCCGTGCTCGACGCCGGCGAGGACCCCGCGGCGGGCCCGTACATCGTGATGGAGCACGTGTGCGGCAGGTCGCTGCGTCAGCTGCTGGAGGAGCGAGGCACGATCCCCGCCGTCGAGCTCGCGTCGTTGCTCCGCCAGCTCGGAGAGGCGCTGTCGATGGCGCACGGCCTCGGCGTCGTGCACCGGGACATCAAGCCGTCGAACATCCTGCTCGTCGAGGGGAGCGACGGCCATCTCTGCGCCAAGATCACCGACTTCGGGATCGCCAAGTGGGTCGGCCAGGATCGGCCGGCCGATTTCCGCCGCCGCACCGCGGACGGCGTGGTGCTGGGCACGCCGGCCTACCTGAGCCCGGAGCACACGTGTGAGGGTCTTGGCGGCCCGCAGCTCGACATGTGGTCGCTCGCGGTCGTCGCGCACGAGGCGCTGACCGGGCGGCAGCCGTTCCCGGGCCGCAACCTGGCCGCGGTGCTCGCGGCCATCCTTGTCAGCGGGCGCCCCCCGCTGGCCACGTTGTGCCCGGGAGCGCCGCCCGCCCTGGAGGCGTGGTTCGCGCGCGCCTTCGCCATCAGCCCATCGGAGCGGTTCCCCAGCGTCCAGGCGATGATCTCCGCCTTCGAGGCCGCGGCAGGGGTGCCGGTGGCGCCGCCGGCCGCGGCGCGGGGGCGGCGCTGGCGCGTCGCTGTGGCCGGGGTCGCGGTGGCGCTCGGCCTCGCGGTGCCCGCGGCGCTGCTCTGGGAGCGGTCCGGGAGCGACGGCGCGCGCCGCGCGGATGAGGTGGTCCGCGACGCGGCGCGCGCTGCCGCCCGCGTCGCCGACGCCGCGCAGGCAATGACAGCGCGCCTCCTGGAACGCCAGCGCACAGCGCCCTGA
- a CDS encoding ParA family protein, with translation MTRSIAFASLKGGVGKTTVALNCAFAFARRGARTLLVDTDLQGAIGMSLDGVSDRPGLAASLARGGPPLEGLVKTRLPELCLLPMGPVDALDEDRFAINAREANIVGRILEQSQRDFDLVLFDTPAGLGGMSRLTLEEVDSVIAVAQCEPLALRAMPRLLELLARLRDIGSACSLLGVVGTMSSFREPVMLASLEELWSLYRDQVFDTAVPRDSTFLQASRAGVPLGLLSRRPPAVSAVFDKLVAEIEERLGSNAGGEDDGPIRLVD, from the coding sequence ATGACCCGATCCATCGCATTCGCCAGCCTCAAGGGCGGAGTCGGAAAGACCACCGTGGCGCTCAACTGCGCCTTCGCCTTCGCGCGCCGAGGCGCGCGGACCCTGCTCGTCGACACGGATCTGCAGGGCGCCATCGGCATGTCGCTCGACGGCGTCAGCGACCGCCCCGGCCTGGCCGCGAGCCTCGCGCGCGGCGGCCCCCCGCTCGAGGGTCTGGTGAAGACCCGGCTCCCGGAGCTCTGTCTTTTGCCCATGGGCCCCGTCGACGCGCTCGATGAGGATCGCTTCGCCATCAACGCGCGCGAGGCGAACATCGTGGGGCGCATCCTGGAGCAGAGCCAGCGCGACTTCGACCTCGTCCTCTTCGATACGCCGGCCGGGCTCGGCGGGATGTCGCGCCTCACGCTGGAGGAGGTGGACAGCGTCATCGCCGTCGCGCAGTGCGAGCCGCTCGCGCTGCGGGCCATGCCCCGGTTGCTCGAGCTCCTGGCGCGGCTCCGCGACATCGGCTCCGCCTGCTCCCTCCTCGGCGTGGTCGGCACCATGAGCTCGTTCCGCGAGCCGGTGATGCTGGCCTCGCTGGAGGAGCTGTGGTCCCTCTACCGCGATCAGGTCTTCGACACCGCGGTCCCGCGCGACAGCACGTTCCTCCAGGCGAGCCGCGCGGGCGTGCCGCTCGGCCTGCTGAGCCGCCGCCCGCCCGCGGTCTCCGCGGTGTTCGACAAGCTGGTGGCCGAGATCGAGGAGCGCCTGGGCTCCAACGCAGGAGGCGAGGATGACGGTCCGATCCGTCTCGTGGACTGA
- a CDS encoding DUF4388 domain-containing protein — protein sequence MAIVVVAVPDLRERMRCIRVIAGQAPVSALGAATWEELDQALDGVQSAELIIYAPSLPGGPEDAVAQLLRRTARLVLAVNDGVEVPGAAGTTRVTWPIAEETLILMAHAAGAQSAPIGMNFVPVDFLQMICMSGESHVLVVSNASADVGLIEVRRGQVWTAFDGLGVGEEAFARLIRPEMRVRVTPAVGSTKERTIFKDLAELVLDSLRRIDEGSVEAPPPISSRRIEIALISPEQRAARIKQLNADARRLLMERSYSEAACVLIDLSTLDPASSLVRANLEQLRKLGYPR from the coding sequence ATGGCCATCGTCGTGGTCGCTGTTCCCGATCTGCGCGAGCGCATGCGGTGCATCCGCGTCATCGCCGGGCAGGCGCCGGTGAGCGCCCTCGGCGCCGCGACCTGGGAGGAGCTCGATCAAGCCCTCGACGGCGTGCAGAGCGCGGAGCTGATCATCTACGCGCCGTCGCTCCCGGGTGGGCCGGAGGACGCCGTCGCGCAGCTCCTCCGCCGCACGGCGCGGCTGGTGCTCGCCGTCAACGATGGCGTGGAGGTCCCGGGAGCGGCGGGCACCACGCGGGTGACGTGGCCCATCGCCGAGGAGACGCTCATCCTCATGGCGCACGCCGCGGGCGCCCAGTCGGCGCCGATCGGGATGAACTTCGTGCCCGTCGACTTCTTGCAGATGATCTGCATGTCCGGCGAGTCGCACGTCCTCGTGGTCAGCAACGCCAGCGCCGACGTGGGTCTGATCGAGGTGCGGCGCGGCCAGGTGTGGACGGCGTTCGACGGCCTCGGCGTGGGCGAGGAGGCGTTCGCGCGGCTCATCCGCCCCGAGATGCGGGTGCGCGTCACCCCCGCCGTCGGCTCGACGAAGGAGCGCACCATCTTCAAGGATCTGGCGGAGCTGGTGCTCGACTCGTTGCGCCGGATCGACGAAGGTAGCGTGGAGGCGCCGCCGCCGATCTCGTCGAGGCGGATCGAGATCGCGCTCATCTCGCCGGAGCAGCGCGCGGCCCGCATCAAGCAGCTCAACGCCGACGCGCGGCGCCTCTTGATGGAACGCAGCTACAGCGAGGCGGCCTGCGTCCTCATCGACCTCTCGACGCTCGATCCCGCATCCAGCCTCGTGCGCGCTAACCTGGAACAGCTACGCAAGCTCGGATACCCAAGATGA
- a CDS encoding TRP-like protein, with product MRAEIVRLVREKRYEEALAVLYRARAESPGDRELQASIERIKEFLAGAYAKRLGGLDQVAGPIPVSAGRSPDALLVARYIDGSSTFDDIIQMCPLGRLRTLQVLVGLYTGREVASPFSDRPSVSFRPQLDTLPSEAGADPGPPTVPERGLERRPPEAPPASVRTPPASAPTPPASAPFTPRVYETEEDRLYREAFARGTAAFVQRRYDAAVEAFEACARMRPGDTASSVMLRRVRRDTGG from the coding sequence ATGCGGGCGGAGATTGTGCGGCTGGTCCGTGAGAAGCGCTACGAGGAGGCGCTGGCGGTGCTGTACCGGGCGCGCGCGGAGTCGCCCGGCGATCGCGAGCTGCAGGCGAGCATCGAGCGGATCAAAGAGTTCCTCGCCGGCGCCTACGCCAAGCGGCTCGGCGGCCTCGATCAGGTGGCGGGGCCCATCCCGGTGTCGGCGGGCCGCTCGCCCGACGCGCTCTTGGTGGCGCGGTACATCGACGGCTCCTCGACGTTCGACGACATCATTCAAATGTGCCCGCTCGGGCGGCTCCGCACGCTGCAGGTGCTGGTCGGCCTCTACACGGGGAGGGAGGTGGCGTCGCCGTTCAGCGACCGGCCGTCGGTCTCCTTCCGGCCGCAGCTGGACACGCTGCCGTCCGAGGCCGGCGCCGATCCGGGGCCGCCGACGGTGCCGGAGCGCGGCCTGGAGCGGCGACCGCCGGAGGCTCCCCCCGCGAGCGTGCGAACTCCTCCCGCGAGCGCGCCGACTCCCCCCGCGAGCGCGCCGTTCACGCCACGGGTGTACGAGACCGAGGAGGATCGGCTCTACCGCGAGGCGTTCGCCCGCGGTACCGCCGCGTTCGTGCAGCGCCGCTACGACGCTGCGGTCGAGGCGTTCGAGGCGTGCGCGCGCATGCGCCCGGGCGATACGGCGTCGTCGGTCATGCTGCGCCGGGTGCGGCGCGACACCGGAGGCTGA
- a CDS encoding RCC1 domain-containing protein: protein MKRTPQTRPTFCSFLVVAATLAAGAGCAAPDRHFSDNGAGGGTGGGPSDAQGGGGDGASGGGGGDTSGAGGGGASGAGTSGGGGGGGGGDPGCQIPADSPTLADAVMVAAGGNHTCAIRHDGSLTCWGDNSFGQLGVPQAVAVSSSTPVRVQFPASLGTATITQIALTEQATFAIDSQLRLWAWGNNETGILANGSKDAMAHDAPAIVNDGTAPLLVRKIAPEWYSACALTSTSSIYCWGANLFSSLGPEATGEESLVPVKAFNFTATAGPRAVLAPGIGSIGSCFSTGAAEDGLRCWGAMGGGYILTNTPAGSEGGANYSAHTPLIAAGATLPLSEISYGTNFGCARDDVGGLFCWGTNNSSGQHGAEAPPAGTAAAIPGVWGPMSTGYVFVCAIDDQRQLRCRGSNEQGQLGRSTPTRADNTRMEPVVLGDGTALAKVVAVSAGFFHTCAIVEGACGPTGPGQVLCWGKGTLGQLGDGAATSSAIPVEVKAP from the coding sequence ATGAAGAGGACCCCCCAGACGCGACCCACCTTCTGCTCCTTTCTCGTCGTCGCCGCCACCCTCGCTGCGGGGGCAGGATGCGCCGCTCCCGACCGGCATTTCTCGGACAACGGCGCGGGTGGCGGAACGGGCGGCGGTCCGAGCGATGCGCAGGGTGGCGGAGGCGACGGCGCGTCGGGCGGGGGCGGCGGGGACACCTCCGGCGCGGGCGGCGGGGGCGCGTCCGGCGCTGGGACGTCCGGCGGCGGGGGCGGGGGCGGCGGGGGTGATCCTGGATGCCAGATCCCGGCAGACAGCCCCACGCTCGCCGACGCCGTCATGGTGGCTGCGGGCGGCAACCATACGTGCGCGATCCGGCATGACGGCTCTCTCACCTGCTGGGGGGACAACTCGTTCGGCCAGCTGGGTGTTCCGCAGGCGGTGGCGGTCTCCTCGAGCACGCCGGTGAGAGTGCAATTTCCCGCGTCGCTCGGCACGGCGACGATCACGCAGATCGCGTTGACCGAGCAGGCGACCTTCGCCATCGACAGCCAGCTCCGACTCTGGGCCTGGGGAAACAACGAGACCGGCATCCTCGCGAATGGCTCCAAGGACGCGATGGCCCACGACGCCCCGGCGATCGTCAATGACGGTACGGCCCCGCTGCTCGTGCGCAAGATCGCGCCCGAGTGGTACTCGGCGTGCGCGCTCACCTCGACCAGCAGCATTTACTGCTGGGGGGCCAACCTGTTCTCGAGCCTCGGGCCGGAGGCGACCGGCGAGGAGAGCCTCGTCCCGGTGAAAGCGTTCAACTTCACCGCGACGGCCGGTCCGAGGGCCGTCCTCGCACCGGGCATCGGCTCGATAGGCAGCTGCTTCTCGACCGGTGCCGCGGAAGACGGGCTGCGTTGCTGGGGCGCGATGGGCGGCGGATATATCCTCACGAACACCCCGGCCGGCTCCGAGGGCGGCGCGAACTACAGCGCGCACACGCCGCTCATCGCGGCGGGAGCGACGCTGCCCCTCTCCGAGATCTCCTACGGCACGAACTTCGGCTGTGCGCGCGATGACGTGGGAGGCCTCTTCTGCTGGGGGACGAACAACAGCTCAGGTCAGCACGGCGCCGAGGCTCCCCCGGCCGGGACGGCGGCTGCGATCCCGGGTGTCTGGGGTCCGATGTCCACCGGCTACGTCTTCGTCTGCGCGATCGACGACCAAAGGCAGCTCCGCTGCCGTGGCAGCAACGAGCAAGGGCAGCTCGGTCGCAGCACGCCGACGAGGGCCGATAACACGCGGATGGAGCCCGTCGTGCTCGGCGACGGCACGGCCCTCGCCAAGGTCGTCGCGGTGAGCGCCGGCTTCTTCCACACGTGCGCGATCGTCGAGGGGGCGTGCGGCCCCACGGGCCCTGGCCAGGTCCTGTGCTGGGGCAAAGGCACCCTGGGTCAGCTCGGCGACGGCGCCGCGACGAGCTCCGCGATCCCCGTCGAGGTGAAGGCGCCCTGA
- a CDS encoding Uma2 family endonuclease: MGQPAAKQRRATYADLEAVPPNKVAELIAGTLHVFPRPAPPHARASSRLGIELGGPFDAGRGGPGGWWILDEPELRFPDPAQPGEVEAVVPDIAGWRRERMPELPTTAFFPLAPDWVCEVLSPSTEDVDRDEKMPIYAREGVRHAWLVDPIARTLEVFSLASGRGWGPAVVHRDAARVRVEPFEAIELDLSVLWVR; encoded by the coding sequence ATGGGCCAGCCCGCCGCCAAGCAGCGCCGCGCGACGTACGCCGACCTCGAAGCCGTCCCGCCGAACAAGGTGGCGGAGCTCATCGCGGGCACCTTGCACGTGTTCCCCAGGCCGGCGCCGCCTCATGCCCGCGCATCGTCCCGCCTCGGCATCGAGCTCGGCGGTCCGTTCGATGCAGGGAGGGGGGGTCCTGGCGGCTGGTGGATCCTGGACGAGCCCGAACTGCGCTTTCCGGACCCAGCGCAGCCGGGCGAGGTGGAGGCGGTCGTACCGGACATCGCTGGCTGGCGTCGAGAACGCATGCCCGAACTGCCCACGACGGCTTTCTTCCCGCTCGCCCCGGATTGGGTCTGCGAGGTGCTGAGCCCTTCGACCGAGGACGTGGACCGCGACGAGAAGATGCCGATCTACGCGCGCGAGGGCGTGCGGCACGCGTGGCTTGTCGACCCGATCGCGCGGACGTTGGAGGTCTTCTCGCTCGCCTCGGGTCGGGGTTGGGGGCCCGCCGTCGTCCACCGCGACGCCGCTCGCGTCCGCGTCGAGCCCTTCGAGGCGATCGAGCTCGATCTCTCGGTCCTCTGGGTGCGCTAG